In Nicotiana tabacum cultivar K326 chromosome 19, ASM71507v2, whole genome shotgun sequence, one DNA window encodes the following:
- the LOC107813413 gene encoding uncharacterized protein LOC107813413 yields MQTETIIKVVVFIAYIYKYKSSKMQTRLAISSATKLHRLLLAQSQKSVEYLPNRFCSSTVGRTADPAVHSGPLEGDDLEESVKAAENEGKQPNIKPGKDNEAFVPPKSPTGSSQKIESTGVNKPIDPLTQQKRHKSNVSRSNGALSLEDVSCVGLDGTPWPDEAKDRGAQLEDDREYFKHHKPSPLAEMEMADTRKPITQATDAPAGAGVAFYPAPDGGVMVWRPEQLETAEESLMRAMEIWKQNSMRGDPDSPHGRILRQLRGENW; encoded by the exons ATGCAGACGGAAACCATTATAAAAGTAGTAGTATTTATTGCatatatatacaaatacaaaAGCTCCAAGATGCAAACAAGATTGGCAATTTCTTCAGCTACAAAACTTCATCGACTCTTATTGGCACAATCTCAGAAGAGTGTTGAATACCTTCCAAACAGATTTTGCTCTTCTACTGTTGGTCGAACAGCTGATCCCGCCGTCCATTCTGGACCTCTTGAA GGAGATGACTTAGAAGAATCAGTAAAAGCAGCAGAAAACGAAGGGAAACAACCAAATATAAAGCCCGGTAAAGATAACGAGGCATTTGTGCCACCAAAATCACCAACAGGGTCATCCCAGAAGATAGAGAGTACAGGGGTAAACAAACCTATAGACCCTTTGACACAACAAAAGCGACATAAATCTAATGTTAGCCGCTCTAATGGAGCGCTATCATTAGAAGATGTTAGCTGCGTGGGATTAGACGGTACACCGTGGCCTGACGAAGCGAAAGACAGAGGAGCGCAATTAGAAGATGACAGAGAATACTTCAAGCATCATAAGCCCTCGCCTTTGGCAGAGATGGAGATGGCTGATACGAGGAAGCCTATTACACAGGCCACTGATGCACCAGCGGGTGCTGGTGTCGCTTTTTATCCGGCGCCTGACGGCGGGGTAATGGTTTGGAGGCCGGAGCAATTGGAGACTGCTGAAGAGTCTCTGATGAGAGCGATGGAGATATGGAAACAGAATTCTATGAGAGGTGACCCTGATTCACCACATGGTAGGATTCTAAGACAACTTCGTGGTGAGAACTGGTGA
- the LOC142173531 gene encoding uncharacterized protein LOC142173531: MNADDEGWKTVKNKYVSKGSRNVEKNMGVSTSNGLNTLDPSSSQVPAQTILKAAKYLEEVGLQEKEFILIRTFSIQRMYRKLRGEFPKCSRRRLICNNYGAPRWVFILYLNLQGRLQIIDRIAKWSQIEDLTCPLCAREPQTTEHLFFKCEMTSQMWERLLEWQGIKKRAQGWSEEVQWAEIHAKGQSAMANMYRLCMAACVYHIWMERNLRIFQGKSRTKEIILRLIAQEVHNRGNQYKKLTRKLQAMKWYPRD; this comes from the exons ATGAATGCAGATGATGAAGGTTGGAAGACTGTTAAGAACAAGTATGTGTCAAAGGGCTCAAGAAATGTGGAAAAGAACATGGGGGTGAGCACATCCAATGGTTTAAATACCCTTGATCCATCAAGTTCTCAAGTGCCTGCACAA ACGATCTTAAAAGCAGCAAAATACCTGGAAGAAGTGGGACTACAAGAGAAAGAATTCATACTGATAAGGACCTTTTCTATTCAAAGAATGTACAGGAAGCTTCGAGGTGAGTTCCCTAAATGCTCTCGGAGAAGACTGATATGTAACAACTATGGGGCTCCTAGATGGGTGTTTATACTGTATCTAAACTTACAAGGGAGATTACAAATAATAGATAGAATAGCTAAATGGAGTCAGATTGAAGACTTGACATGCCCACTGTGTGCTAGAGAACCACAAACAACTGAGCATCTATTCTTTAAATGTGAAATGACATCGCAAATGTGGGAGAGATTATTAGAATGGCAGGGAATCAAAAAGAGAGCTCAAGGATGGTCTGAAGAAGTTCAATGGGCAGAGATTCATGCAAAAGGACAGTCAGCAATGGCTAATATGTATAGACTATGCATGGCAGCGTGTGTCTACCATATATGGATGGAAAGGAACTTGAGGATATTTCAAGGCAAGTCCAGGACAAAGGAGATCATCTTACGATTGATAGCACAGGAAGTCCATAATCGAGGGAATCAGTATAAGAAGCTAACTAGAAAGTTGCAAGCTATGAAGTGGTACCCTAGAGATTGA
- the LOC142173532 gene encoding uncharacterized protein LOC142173532 — MNSKPIVVKMWNAAFDFSNEVLKTIPLWIQLPKLPLNYWEDDSLSRTGSTLGVPIYADACTTKVERISYARILVEMDVTRPLPRQIMVEDPNGKEFEQEVWYDWMPMYCNKCLQLGHVCQEPQKEAMPKQINGKNQKPQQF; from the coding sequence ATGAATAGCAAACCAATTGTGGTTAAAATGTGGAATGCTGCTTTTGATTTTTCAAATGAAGTACTGAAGACCATCCCACTATGGATTCAACTTCCTAAGCTGCCATTGAATTACTGGGAGGATGACTCGCTAAGTAGAACTGGTAGTACATTGGGTGTTCCTATATATGCTGATGCTTGCACCACTAAGGTTGAACGTATATCATATGCCAGAATTTTGGTTGAGATGGATGTTACTAGACCTCTCCCAAGACAGATCATGGTGGAAGATCCAAACGGAAAGGAATTCGAACAGGAagtttggtatgattggatgccTATGTATTGTAATAAATGCTTGCAACTAGGGCATGTGTGCCAGGAACCACAGAAAGAAGCTatgccaaaacaaataaatgggAAAAATCAGAAGCCTCAACAATTCTAG